A single window of Archangium gephyra DNA harbors:
- a CDS encoding FecCD family ABC transporter permease, which translates to MGHRHIVRKGFTPARVLGLCGAFLVLVLASFVPAVTFGEWPVSLFKVFVHPGSTDSHVFWSVRLPHVLLAAIVGAGLAASGSTLQGVLRNPLADPFILGVSGGAALGATLALALGLARVEEVAPGLGGGLARLSAPALFAFLGAVAAMVFVLAISRGHGGRAPHAVLLTGVIFNTFAAAAITLIKTLAGRDRLEAILSWLAGDLGSEEPGTLVLSALLQAVAIGVMIALSGRLNLLTLGDEDAASLGVPVVRTRRWLLLAASASVAGVVTLSGLVGFVGLLVPHLLRLTLGPDQRLLVPLSALGGAAFLTLADLLARLLYPVFNQSIPVGAVTALLGGPLFLALLYRSGRLTAG; encoded by the coding sequence ATGGGCCACCGTCACATCGTGAGAAAGGGGTTCACTCCCGCCCGGGTGCTCGGGCTGTGCGGTGCGTTCCTCGTCCTGGTGCTCGCCTCGTTCGTACCGGCCGTCACCTTCGGGGAATGGCCCGTGTCCCTCTTCAAGGTCTTCGTCCACCCCGGGTCCACGGACAGCCATGTCTTCTGGTCCGTCCGGCTGCCCCATGTCCTGCTGGCGGCCATCGTCGGAGCGGGGCTCGCCGCCTCCGGCTCCACGTTGCAGGGCGTGCTGCGCAATCCCCTGGCGGATCCCTTCATCCTCGGAGTCTCGGGCGGCGCGGCGCTCGGGGCCACCCTGGCCCTCGCCCTGGGTCTGGCTCGCGTGGAGGAGGTGGCCCCGGGACTCGGAGGGGGACTGGCGCGCCTCTCCGCGCCCGCCTTGTTCGCCTTTCTCGGAGCCGTGGCGGCCATGGTCTTCGTGCTCGCCATCAGCCGTGGGCACGGTGGCCGTGCTCCCCATGCCGTGCTCCTCACGGGCGTCATCTTCAACACCTTCGCCGCGGCGGCCATCACCCTCATCAAGACCCTGGCCGGCCGGGACAGGCTGGAGGCGATCCTCTCCTGGCTCGCCGGTGACCTTGGCTCGGAGGAACCCGGTACGCTCGTCCTGTCCGCGCTCCTCCAGGCCGTGGCCATCGGGGTGATGATCGCGCTCTCGGGTCGGCTCAACCTGCTGACACTGGGGGATGAGGACGCGGCCTCGCTCGGAGTGCCCGTGGTCCGGACCCGGCGGTGGCTGCTGCTCGCGGCGAGCGCCAGTGTGGCGGGGGTCGTGACGCTCTCGGGGCTCGTTGGCTTCGTGGGACTCCTCGTGCCCCACCTGCTCCGGCTCACGCTCGGGCCGGATCAGCGGCTGCTCGTGCCGCTCTCGGCGCTCGGGGGCGCGGCGTTTCTCACGCTCGCGGACCTGCTGGCGCGGCTGCTCTATCCCGTGTTCAACCAGTCCATTCCCGTGGGCGCCGTCACGGCATTGCTCGGCGGGCCCCTGTTCCTGGCGCTCCTGTACCGCAGCGGGCGGCTCACGGCGGGCTGA
- a CDS encoding ABC transporter substrate-binding protein, whose product MKTRLAPFVLLAALCLVTAVHAAPPQGGPRFLGPKPPEKVKRVVTLVPSLTETVIALGAGSTLVGVSSFDEAKEVAGVPRVGGFVNPSIERVVGLEPDLVLVQPGPGNQRAVETMARVGVPILLLPLHTVADTLEALRAVGKALGKQKEAEALVQGIESTRARIRERAKGSRAPRVLFVYGFEPLIVAGPGSFADELLRDAGAINVAAEAGSAYANYSLERAVASRPEVVVDAADVDVGKDKVASLPLLSQARWVEVPSMALLQPGPSLGRGLEELFELLHPAAKPDAGTPR is encoded by the coding sequence ATGAAGACCCGTCTCGCTCCCTTCGTCCTGCTCGCCGCGCTGTGCCTCGTCACCGCCGTGCACGCGGCTCCTCCTCAGGGAGGACCCCGTTTCCTGGGCCCCAAGCCCCCCGAGAAGGTGAAGCGCGTGGTGACGCTCGTTCCGTCGCTCACGGAGACGGTGATCGCCCTGGGCGCCGGGAGCACGCTGGTGGGCGTCTCGAGCTTCGATGAGGCGAAGGAGGTGGCCGGCGTTCCCCGGGTGGGAGGGTTCGTGAACCCCTCCATCGAGAGGGTGGTGGGCCTCGAGCCGGACCTCGTGCTCGTCCAGCCCGGTCCTGGCAATCAGCGCGCGGTGGAGACGATGGCCAGGGTGGGGGTGCCCATCCTGCTGCTGCCGCTGCATACCGTCGCGGATACCCTGGAGGCGTTGCGTGCGGTGGGCAAGGCGCTGGGGAAGCAGAAGGAGGCCGAGGCCCTCGTCCAGGGCATCGAGTCCACCCGGGCCCGCATCCGTGAGCGGGCCAAGGGCTCCCGGGCGCCTCGCGTCCTGTTCGTCTACGGCTTCGAGCCCCTCATCGTCGCCGGGCCGGGTTCCTTCGCGGATGAGTTGTTGCGCGATGCGGGCGCCATCAACGTCGCGGCCGAGGCGGGCTCGGCGTACGCCAATTACTCGCTCGAACGTGCGGTGGCCTCGCGGCCGGAGGTGGTGGTGGATGCCGCGGATGTGGACGTAGGCAAGGACAAGGTGGCCTCGCTCCCGTTGCTCTCACAGGCCCGGTGGGTCGAGGTGCCGTCCATGGCGCTGCTACAGCCGGGCCCCTCGTTGGGGCGCGGGCTGGAAGAGCTGTTCGAGCTGCTGCATCCGGCGGCGAAACCGGATGCGGGCACCCCGCGCTGA